The Meles meles chromosome 6, mMelMel3.1 paternal haplotype, whole genome shotgun sequence genome has a window encoding:
- the HYPK gene encoding huntingtin-interacting protein K translates to MATEGDVELELETETSGPERPPEKPRKHDSGAADLERVTDYAEEKEIQSSNLETAMSVIGDRRSREQKAKQEREKELAKVTIKKEDLELIMTEMEISRAAAERSLREHMGNVVEALIALTN, encoded by the exons ATGGCTACCGAGGGCGATGTGGAACTGGAGTTGGAGACCGAGACCAGCGGCCCGGAGCGGCCTCCGGAGAAGCCAAGGAAGCATGACAGCGGTGCAGCGGACTTGGAGAGAGTCACCGATTACGCGGAGGAGAAGGAGATCCAGAGTTCCAATCTGGAGACG GCCATGTCCGTGATTGGAGATAGAAGGTCCCGGGAGCAGAAAGCCAAACAGGAGCG GGAGAAGGAACTGGCCAAAGTCACCATTAAGAAGGAAGATCTGGAGCTGATA ATGACAGAGATGGAGATCTCAAGAGCAGCCGCAGAACGGAGCTTAAGGGAACACATGGGCAACGTGGTAGAGGCTCTTATTGCCCTGACCAACTGA
- the SERF2 gene encoding small EDRK-rich factor 2 isoform X1 → MTRGNQRELARQKNMKKQSDSVKGKRRDDGLSAAARKQSAPSSLPPGTRRSCSRSRKRQTRRRRNPSSFVASCPTLLPFACVPGASPTTLAFSPVVLTGPSTDGIPFALSLQRVPFVLPSPQVASLPLGHAWG, encoded by the exons ATGACCC GCGGTAACCAGCGCGAGCTTGCCCGCCAGAAGAATATGAAAAAGCAGAGCGACTCGGTTAAGGGAAAGCGCCGAGATGACGGGCTTTCTGCTGCAGCCCGCAAGCAGAG TGCCCCATCATCTCTACCCCCAGGGACTCGGAGATCATGCAGCAGAAGCAGAAAAAGGCAAACGAGAAGAAGGAGGAACCCAAGTAGCTTTGTGGCTTCGTGTCCAACCCTCTTGCCCTTCGCCTGTGTGCCTGGAGCCAGTCCCACCACGCTCGCGTTTTCTCCTGTAGTGCTCACAGGTCCCAGCACCGATGGCATTCCCTTTGCCCTGAGTCTGCAGCGGGTCCCTTTTGTGCTTCCTTCCCCTCAGGTAGCCTCTCTCCCCCTGGGCCACGCCTGGGGGTGA
- the MFAP1 gene encoding microfibrillar-associated protein 1 has protein sequence MSVPSALMKQPPIQSTAGAVPVRNEKGEISMEKVKVKRYVSGKRPDYAPMESSDEEDEEFQFIKKAKEQEAEPEEQEEDSSSDPRLRRLQNRISEDVEERLARHRKIVEPEVVGESDSEVEGDAWRMEREDSSEEEEEEIDDEEIERRRGMMRQRAQERKNEEMEVMEVEDEGRSGEESESESEYEEYTDSEDEMEPRLKPVFIRKKDRVTVQEREAEALKQKELEQEAKRMAEERRKYTLKIVEEETKKELEENKRSLAALDALNTDDENDEEEYEAWKVRELKRIKRDREDREALEKEKAEIERMRNLTEEERRAELRANGKVITNKAVKGKYKFLQKYYHRGAFFMDEDEEVYKRDFSAPTLEDHFNKTILPKVMQVKNFGRSGRTKYTHLVDQDTTSFDSAWGQESAQNTKFFKQKAAGVRDVFERPSAKKRKTT, from the exons ATGTCGGTCCCAAGCGCTCTCATGAAACAACCGCCCATTCAGTCTACGGCTGGAGCCGTCCCGGTTCGCAATGAAAAAG GTGAGATTTCGATGGAGAAAGTGAAGGTAAAACGTTATGTGTCGGGAAAGAGGCCAGACTATGCCCCTATGGAGTCCTCAGATGAGGAGGATGAAGAATTTCAGTTCATTAAGAAAGCCAAAGAAcaagaagcagagcctgaggaaCAGGAGGAGGATTCATCCAGTGACCCTCGTCTGCGGCGTTTGCAGAACCGTATTAGTGAAGATGTGGAGGAGAG ATTGGCTCGACATCGGAAAATAGTGGAACCTGAAGTGGTAGGGGAAAGTGACTCAGAAGTGGAAGGAGATGCGTGGCGCATGGAACGAGAAGATAGcagtgaagaagaagaagaagaaattgatgatgag GAAATAGAGAGGCGCCGTGGCATGATGCGTCAGCGAGCacaggagagaaaaaatgaagagatggaagTCATGGAGGTGGAAGATGAGGGACGTTCTGGGGAGGAGTCAGAATCAGAATCTGAGTATGAAGAATACACAGACAGTGAAGATGAGATGGAGCCTCGCCTTAAACCTGTCTTCATTCGAAA GAAGGACCGAGTAACAGTTCAAGAACGTGAGGCTGAAGCATTGAAACAGAAGGAGCTGGAGCAGGAAGCAAAACGCATGGCTGAGGAGAGGCGAAAATACACACTCAAG ATTGTAGAAGAGGAGACCAAGAAAGAGCTGGAGGAGAACAAGCGGTCCCTGGCTGCACTGGATGCTCTCAATACTGATGATGAAAATGATGAGGAAGAATATGAGGCATGGAAAGTTCGGGAGCTAAAGAGAATCAAGAGGGACAGAGAAGATCGAGAAGC GCTTGAGAAGGAGAAGGCAGAAATTGAACGAATGCGAAACCTGACTGAGGAAGAGAGGCGAGCTGAGCTTCGAGCAAATGGCAAAGTCATTACCAACAAAGCTGTTAAGGGCAAATATAAGTTCTTACAGAAGTATTATCACCGGGGTGCCTTCTTCATG GATGAGGATGAAGAAGTATACAAGAGAGATTTCAGTGCACCTACCCTGGAGGATCACTTCAACAAAACCATTCTTCCCAAAGTCATGCAG GTCAAGAACTTTGGGCGCTCTGGTCGAACCAAGTACACCCACCTTGTGGATCAGGACACCACCTCTTTTGACTCAGCATGGGGCCAAGAGAGTGCCCAGAACACAAAGTTCTTTAAACAGAAGGCAGCTGGGGTACGAGATGTATTTGAACGACCATCTGCCAAGAAGCGGAAAACTACTTAA
- the SERF2 gene encoding small EDRK-rich factor 2 isoform X2 — MTRGNQRELARQKNMKKQSDSVKGKRRDDGLSAAARKQRDSEIMQQKQKKANEKKEEPK, encoded by the exons ATGACCC GCGGTAACCAGCGCGAGCTTGCCCGCCAGAAGAATATGAAAAAGCAGAGCGACTCGGTTAAGGGAAAGCGCCGAGATGACGGGCTTTCTGCTGCAGCCCGCAAGCAGAG GGACTCGGAGATCATGCAGCAGAAGCAGAAAAAGGCAAACGAGAAGAAGGAGGAACCCAAGTAG
- the SERINC4 gene encoding serine incorporator 4, with protein sequence MVGAKAVTGPSTSLRLAQRTEVSSIMVNPPFYQVSCCGPVPCTCCCHSRCPLVTESTCSRLFYIVLHLGSSAVCCLLLSKTVVERVWGKDHGIQMPSGLCAHLFGHPHCPVLSGSGAVHRVCAGTATFHLLQAVLLVRLHSPTSLRAQLHNSFWLLKLLFLLGLYAVAFCIPDEHLFPAWHYIGICGGFTFILLQLVLITAFAHSWNKNWQTGAAQDCCWFLAVLLATLGFYTMTGVAAVLLFHHYTHPAGCLLNKMLLSLHLCFCGLLSFLSIAPCIRLRQPRSGLLQASIISCYIMYLTFSALSSRPPENGKDQTWTPQVKTFFVPAKYLALCSYLLSCFPFSVFLEGQNHTLCLPGLSKMESQTPDTSLAVLSAGIMYTCVLFACNEASYLAEVFGPLWIVKVYSYEFQKPSLCFCCPETVKPKEGQRGGAVRPADRETSPASPAQAQHLSYSYSAFHFLFFLASLYVMVTLTNWFSYEEAELEKTFTKGNWATFWVKVASCWACVLLYLGLLLVPLCWSPTQDSQPPPTFRGPGLRISTAR encoded by the exons ATGGTGGGTGCAAAGGCTGTCACAGGCCCCAGCACCTCCCTCCGCCTGGCACAACGCACTGAAGTCAGCAGTATTATGGTGAATCCTCCCTTCTATCAG GTGTCCTGCTGTGGGCCTGTTCCCTGTACCTGCTGCTGCCATTCTAGATGCCCCCTTGTCACAGAATCTACGTGTAGCCGCCTGTTCTACATCGTCCTCCATCTGGGGTCCTCAGCAGTCTGTTGCCTCCTGCTGTCAAAGACAGTAGTGGAAAGGGTCTGGGGGAAGGATCATGGG ATCCAGATGCCCTCAGGGTTGTGTGCCCATCTGTTTGGCCACCCTCATTGCCCAGTGCTCAGTGGCTCTGGAGCTGTGCACCGTGTATGTGCAGGAACTGCCACCTTCCACCTGCTGCAGGCTGTGCTACTAGTCAGGCTCCATTCCCCCACCAGCCTGAGGGCACAGCTCCATAAcag CTTCTGGCTCCTCAAACTGCTGTTCCTGCTAGGTCTCTATGCTGTTGCCTTCTGCATCCCTGATGAGCATCTCTTTCCAG CCTGGCATTACATTGGCATCTGTGGAGGCTTCACATTCATCCTGCTGCAGTTGGTGCTTATCACAGCCTTTGCCCATTCCTGGAACAAAAACTG GCAGACTGGTGCAGCCCAAGACTGCTGCTGGTTCCTGGCGGTACTGTTGGCCACCCTGGGATTCTACACCATGACAGGTGTGGCAGCTGTGCTCCTGTTCCACCACTACACACACCCAGCTGGCTGCCTGCTCAACAAGATGCTGCTTAGTCTGCACCTTTGTTTCTGtggcctcctctccttcctctccatcGCTCCCTGCATCCGCCTCA GGCAACCCCGTTCTGGCCTTCTACAAGCCTCTATCATCAGCTGCTATATCATGTACCTGACTTTCTCTGCACTATCCAGCCGTCCTCCGGAGAATGGTAAGGACCAGACCTGGACTCCCCAggttaaaactttttttgttcCTGCCAAATACTTAGCTCTTTGTTCTTACCTCCTTTCTTGTTTCCCCTTCTCAGTATTCCTTGAAGGACAAAATCACACTCTGTGCCTCCCTGGCCTAAGTAAAATGGAATCGCAAACACCAGATACTTCTCTGGCAGTGCTAAGTGCTGGCATCATGTATACTTGTGTCCTTTTTGCTTG CAATGAGGCTTCCTACCTGGCTGAGGTATTTGGGCCCCTGTGGATTGTCAAGGTTTACAGCTATGAGTTCCAG AAGCCCTCACTCTGTTTCTGCTGCCCTGAAACGGTGAAACCAAAGGAAG gCCAGAGGGGTGGGGCTGTCAGGCCAGCTGACCGAGAGACCTCTCCAGCTTCTCCAGCACAAGCCCAGCACCTCTCCTACAGCTATTctgcctttcattttctcttcttccttgcaTCACTCTATGTCATGGTTACCCTTACCAACTGGTTCAG CTATGAGGAAGCAGAACTGGAAAAGACCTTCACCAAGGGTAACTGGGCTACCTTCTGGGTCAAGGTTGCCTCATGCTGGGCCTGTGTACTCCTCTATCTTGGGCTGCTATTGGTACCACTCTGTTGGTCCCCCACCCAGGACTCCCAGCCACCTCCTACATTCAGGGGACCCGGCCTTCGCATAAGTACTGCAAGGTAA